A single genomic interval of bacterium harbors:
- the panD gene encoding aspartate 1-decarboxylase produces the protein MAFYTTLLKCKIHRARVTEADLHYEGSCSIDTDLMKAAGLVAHEHVHVWNVTNGNRFETYVIPAARGSGMIKINGAAAHQAKKGDLVIITSFAHYDGAAMKKHRPRVVFVDDHNRVKKIAHKSGSGDPLPVI, from the coding sequence GTGGCTTTTTACACCACTCTTTTGAAATGCAAGATCCACCGGGCCCGGGTGACGGAGGCCGACCTGCACTATGAAGGCAGCTGTTCGATCGATACCGATCTGATGAAGGCGGCGGGTCTCGTGGCCCACGAGCACGTGCATGTTTGGAACGTGACCAACGGCAACCGTTTTGAGACCTACGTGATCCCGGCCGCGAGGGGCTCCGGCATGATCAAGATCAACGGGGCGGCGGCGCACCAGGCCAAGAAGGGCGATTTGGTGATCATCACGAGCTTCGCGCACTACGACGGGGCGGCGATGAAGAAGCACAGGCCAAGGGTCGTCTTCGTGGACGACCACAATCGCGTGAAGAAGATCGC
- the ribD gene encoding bifunctional diaminohydroxyphosphoribosylaminopyrimidine deaminase/5-amino-6-(5-phosphoribosylamino)uracil reductase RibD, with protein MAVALDLARLGEGRTSPNPTVGALVVKDGTIVGRGFHRGPGQPHAEIEAIRDACRGESRIRPKRVGRPLTTGLLSLTQGSRRNRVALYVTLEPCCPPKKGGRTPPCTDAIIKSGIQDIVIGMKDPDPRVSGRGIAILRKAGLRVRVGILEKECRRLNEAYVTHRTKKRPFVTLKMAITSDGKVGLRGEGDHKVRPYKITGPEADAYVHALRDRVDAILVGTGTVLTDDPRLTTRLRELKGRDPIRVVLNGRRRIPPEARILRLKSATPTWIATSLTRKRTSKGRVDLSDLLRALALRGVLHLLVEGGPTVWSAFLEKRLVDRLIRFVAPKRLGPRGLPALPPSSRASKILGSKARSARRIGRDLLLETDL; from the coding sequence ATGGCAGTTGCCCTGGACCTGGCCCGTCTGGGAGAAGGCCGGACCTCGCCCAATCCCACGGTGGGGGCGCTGGTCGTGAAGGACGGAACGATCGTCGGACGGGGTTTTCATCGGGGACCGGGGCAGCCGCATGCGGAGATCGAGGCGATTCGGGATGCATGTAGGGGCGAATCTCGTATTCGCCCCAAACGCGTCGGGCGACCCCTAACTACGGGGCTGCTGTCGCTGACACAGGGTTCGCGCCGAAACCGCGTTGCGTTGTACGTGACGCTGGAACCCTGCTGCCCCCCCAAAAAAGGCGGGCGCACGCCGCCCTGCACCGATGCCATCATCAAGAGCGGCATCCAAGACATCGTCATCGGCATGAAGGACCCCGATCCGCGCGTGTCGGGGCGGGGGATCGCGATCCTCCGCAAGGCGGGTCTCCGTGTGCGCGTGGGCATCCTGGAGAAAGAATGCCGGAGGCTCAACGAGGCCTACGTGACGCACCGGACGAAGAAACGGCCCTTCGTCACGTTGAAGATGGCGATCACTTCGGACGGAAAGGTGGGCTTGCGCGGGGAGGGCGATCACAAGGTTCGCCCGTACAAGATCACCGGCCCCGAGGCCGACGCCTACGTCCACGCCTTGCGCGACCGGGTCGACGCCATCCTGGTCGGCACGGGGACCGTCCTAACGGATGATCCCCGGCTCACGACGCGCTTGAGGGAACTCAAGGGCAGGGACCCGATCCGCGTCGTCTTGAACGGTCGCCGCCGGATTCCGCCGGAGGCGAGGATTCTCCGTCTCAAATCCGCGACCCCGACTTGGATCGCGACGTCCTTGACGAGAAAACGAACTTCGAAAGGCAGGGTCGACCTCTCGGATCTTCTCCGCGCGCTTGCGCTTCGTGGCGTTTTGCATCTCCTGGTCGAAGGCGGTCCCACGGTCTGGTCGGCCTTTTTGGAAAAAAGGCTGGTGGACCGTCTGATCCGTTTCGTGGCCCCAAAACGCCTCGGGCCGCGAGGTCTTCCCGCGCTTCCGCCTTCGTCCCGGGCCTCGAAAATCCTGGGTTCCAAGGCCCGAAGCGCCCGGCGGATCGGCCGCGATCTCCTGCTCGAAACGGATCTCTGA